Within Agarivorans litoreus, the genomic segment CGATGGCAAAACTTTCTAAGCGCATGCGTGCGATCAACGAAAAAGTTGATTCAACAAAAGAATACCCAGTAAACGAAGCGGTTGCTCTTCTTAAAGAGTTAGCGTCAGCTAAGTTCCTAGAAAGCGTAGATGCAGCGGTTAACCTTGGTGTTGACCCCCGTAAATCTGACCAAAACGTTCGTGGTGCTACGGTACTACCACACGGTACTGGTCGTAACGTTCGTGTTGCTGTATTTACTCAAGGCGCTAACGCCGAAGCTGCTACTGAAGCTGGTGCTGACGTAGTTGGTATGGACGACTTGGCTGCTCAAGTTAAAGCCGGTGAAATGGACTTTGACGTAGTAATTGCTTCTCCAGATGCAATGCGCGTTGTTGGTCAACTAGGTCAAATCCTAGGTCCACGTGGTTTAATGCCTAACCCTAAAGTGGGTACAGTTACTCCTAACGTAGCTGACGCAGTTAAACTAGCTAAAGCGGGTCAGATTCGTTACCGCAATGACAAAAACGGTATTATCCATACTACTATTGGTAAAGCCGATTTTGATGCTGACAAGCTTAAAGAGAACCTTGAAGCGTTGGTTGTAGCTCTTAAAAAAGCGAAACCTGCTCAGTCTAAAGGTCAATTCATCAAGAAAGTTAGCCTATCAACCACTATGGGTGCTGGTTTAACAATTGATGTGACTTCTTTAGATACTCAAGCTTAATTATTTACAAAGCGCAAAATTTATACTATTATTTTGCGCTTTGTATTTATGGGTCAGGGCTTATGCCCTCATCCAAGACCGTAGGTGCTAGTTTCTAGCTTAATCTCCTACGTAGATGGTGAGGAAACCCAAGAATAATTTTTTATTCTGGACAACCAAACCGTAAAGGCCTCTAAATCTAATGATTTAGAGGGAAGTAAACACCAGATTTATCTGGTATTGGAATCCAGGAGTAAAGCCAATGGCCTTAAGACTCGAAGACAAGAAGCAAATTGTTGCTAGCGTCAACGAAGCTGCCAAAGGTGCACTTTCTGCAGTAGTTGCTGATTCACGTGGCGTAACTGTAGATGCGATGACTTCACTTCGTGCAAAAGCACGTGAAGCTGGCGTATCTATGCAAGTGGTTCGTAATACCCTTGCTCGCCGTGCAGTAGCTGGCACAGACCTAGAGTGTCTTACTGAGACATTTACTGGTCCTACTTTGATTGCCTTCTCTAACGAGCACCCAGGTGCTGCAGCGCGTCTATTTACAGACTTCGCTAAAGAGCAAGAAAATTTCGAAGTACGTGCAGCAGCATTTGAAGGTGCATTAGCAGACGTAAACGTTCTTGCAAAACTACCAACTTACGAAGAAGCAATTGCCAAGTTAATGGCAACTATGAAAGAAGCTTCTGCAGGCAAGCTGGTACGCACTCTGGCCGCGCTACGCGATCAAAAAGAGTCAGAAGCAGCATAATTTGCTTGTTGCTACATTATTTTATAAATTTAATTGAATTTAGGAATTTGAGTCATGTCTATCACTAAAGACCAAATTATCGAAGCTGTTGCTGAAATGTCAGTAATGGACGTTGTTGAACTAATCGAAGCTATGGAAGAGAAGTTCGGCGTATCTGCTGCTGCTGCTGTTGCTGTTGCTGGTGACGCTGGTGCTGCTGCTGAAGAGCAATCAGAATTCGACGTAATTCTTACTGCTGCTGGCGCAAACAAAGTTGCTGCTATTAAAGCAGTACGTGGCGCTACAGGTCTAGGCCTGAAAGAAGCTAAAGGCCTTGTTGATTCAGCTCCTGCTACTGTTAAAGAAGCTGTATCTAAAGAAGAAGCTGAAGCTCTTAAAGCTGCTCTTGAAGAAGCTGGTGCTTCTGTTGAGCTTAAGTAATCTACCTATAAGTAGATTGCAGCCTTTATAGGCTATGGCTGGTGGTTATTTAACCACCGGCCTTTTTGCGCTGTAGGACGCCGTCTTTTTTATCACCGTTTTAGATGGTGCGTCTAGCAAAGAACTTAGGGAAAGCATTCCCTTCGACAATGACAAACGGTATGTAAGAACTGTCCCAGATTTTGCGGACAGAGTGGGTCACTTATCAGCGAGCTGAGGAACCATATGGTTTACTCTTATACAGAGAAAAAACGCATTCGTAAGGACTTTGGAAAACGTCCTCAAGTAGTGGACACGCCTTACCTGCTTTCAATACAGCTTGACTCTTTTGAGAAATTCATAGAGATCGATCCTGAAGGCGAGTATGGGCTGGAAGCTGCATTCCGCAGTGTATTCCCGATTGCCAGTTATTCAGGATATTCAGAGCTACAATATGTTAGCTATCGTCTTGGCGAGCCGGTTTTTGACGTTAAAGAATGTCAAATTCGTGGAGTCACCTACTCTGCTCCCTTACGCGTTAAATTGCGTTTAGTGTTATTTGATCGTGAGGCTCCGGCTGGCACGGTTAAAGACATCAAAGAGCAAGAAGTATACATGGGCGAAATCCCATTAATGACAGGTAATGGTACCTTTGTTATCAACGGTACAGAGCGTGTTATTGTATCCCAATTACACCGCAGTCCGGGTGTGTTCTACGATCACGATCGTGGTAAAACACACTCTTCCGGTAAAGTATTGTATAACGCTCGCGTTATTCCTTACCGCGGTTCATGGTTAGACTTCGAATTCGATCCTAAAGACAATTTGTTTGTCCGTATCGACCGTCGTCGTAAACTGCCTGCTTCAATTATTTTGCGCGCGTTGGAAATGACCACGCAAGAAATTCTTGATACCTTCTTCGACACTACCACTTTCGAATTGAAAGACGGCAAAGTGATGATGGAGCTTGTGCCAAGCCGCTTACGTGGTGACACTGTATCCTTTGACGTTGTGCTAAACGGTGAAGTACTGATTGAAACCGGTCGCCGAGTAACAGCGCGCCATATTCGTCAGCTGGAAAAATCAGGTGTTGAGCAAATCGAAGTACCGGTTGAGTACCTTGCTGATAAAGTATTAGCTGAAGAGTATGTTGACGAAACGACTGGTGAAGTAATTGCCGAGGCTAACAGCGAGTTAAACCTAGAGTTAATTGCTGCGCTTTCGCAAGCCGGCCACACGGTGTTAAAAACTATTTACACCAATGACCTAGACCAGGGTTCATTTATTTCTGATACCCTGCGTGTAGATTCTTCAACTAATCGCTTGGAAGCATTGGTTGAGATTTACCGCATGATGCGTCCTGGTGAGCCACCAACAAAAGACGCAGCGGAAGCCCTGTTTGAGAACTTGTTCTTCAACAGCGACCGTTATGACTTGTCGACAGTTGGTCGAATGAAGTTTAACAGTCGCGTTGGTCGCGAAGATGGTTCAGTATCAGGCGTACTTGATAAAGAAGACATCATTAAGGTGATGCAGACGCTAATCGAAATTCGTAACGGACGCGGTGAAGTTGATGATATCGATCACCTTGGTAACCGTCGTATTCGTAGCGTAGGTGAAATGGCAGAGAACCAATTCCGTGTTGGTTTGGTGCGTGTAGAGCGTGCTGTTAAAGAACGTTTGAGCCTTGGTGACCTAGATGCATTGATGCCACAAGATCTTATTAACGCTAAGCCAATTTCAGCTGCAGTTAAAGAGTTCTTTGGTTCAAGCCAATTATCTCAGTTTATGGATCAGAACAACCCGCTTTCTGAAGTAACACACAAACGTCGTGTTTCTGCATTAGGTCCTGGTGGTTTAACCCGTGAACGTGCCGGTTTTGAAGTACGTGACGTACACCCAACGCACTACGGTCGTTTATGTCCGATTGAAACTCCGGAAGGTCCAAACATTGGTTTGATTAACTCATTAGCGGTTTATTCTCGTACCAATGAGTTCGGTTTCTTAGAAACTCCTTACCGCAAAGTAATTGAAGGCCAAATCACTGACGAAGTTGATTACTTATCGGCTATTGATGAAGGTACTTATGTGATCGCTCAGGCGAACGCAGAAGCGGATGCCGATGGCAAATTACTTGAAACAGATTTAGTTCCTTGTCGCCACAAGGGTGAGTCAACCTACATGCCTACTGATCAAATTCAGTACATGGACGTAAGTCCACAACAGATTATTTCTGTTGCTGCATCGTTGATTCCATTCTTAGAGCACGATGATGCAAACCGTGCATTGATGGGTTCTAACATGCAACGCCAAGCTGTACCAACATTGCGTGCTGACAAACCGTTAGTGGGTACTGGTATTGAACGTGCGGTGGCTGTTGATTCTGGTGTGACGGTTGTATCTAAACGTGGTGGTACGGTTGACTACGCAGATGCTAGCCGCATTGTAGTTAAAGTAAATGAAGACGAGATGCTTCCTGGTGAAGCGGGTATCGACATTTACACGCTAACTAAGTACACCCGTTCTAACCAAAATACCTGTATCAACCAGCGCCCTGTGGTTAAAGCTGGCGAGCCAGTTTCTAAAGGTGACGTACTCGCAGATGGTCCTTCAACTGACTTAGGTGAGTTGGCATTGGGTCAAAACATGCGCGTAGCGTTCATGCCTTGGAACGGTTACAACTTTGAGGATTCAATCGGTATTTCTGAGAACGTAGTTAAAGAAGATCGCTTTACTACTATTCACATTCAAGAGTTAAGCTGTATCGCTCGTGATACTAAGCTTGGCAGTGAAGAAATTTCAGCCGATATTCCAAACGTTGGTGAATCAGCGTTAAGCAAACTTGATGAGTCAGGTATTGTTTACGTAGGTGCTGAAGTTAAGCCAGGTGACATCTTAGTGGGTAAAGTAACCCCTAAAGGTGAAACACAATTAACCCCTGAAGAGAAGCTATTGCGTGCCATCTTCGGTGAGAAAGCGTCTGATGTTAAAGATACATCACTACGTGTACCTAACTCTGTATTTGGTACCGTAATCGACGTTCAAGTCTTTACTCGCGATGGCGTAGAAAAAGACAAGCGTGCTCAAGAAATTGAGTCTATGCAGCTTAAAGAAGCGAAGAAAGATTTAACCGAAGAATTCAAGATCCTTGAAGACGGTATCTTTGCTCGTGCTAAATCTGTATTGATTGCAGCTGGCAAGTCAGAAGCTGACTTAGATCGCCAGCAGCCTGCAGAGTGGCTAGAAGCGGCATTAAGCGATGAAGACGCGCAAACGCAGCTAGAGCAAATTGCTGCGCAATACGACGAAATCAAAGCTGAATTCGACAAACAGTTCGACATTAAGCGCCGTAAGATCACCCAAGGTGATGACTTAGCGCCTGGCGTACTGAAGATTGTTAAAGTTTACTTAGCAGTTAAACGTCGTATTCAACCTGGTGACAAGATGGCTGGTCGTCACGGTAACAAAGGTGTAATTTCTACCATTGTTCCTCGTGAAGATATGCCTTATGACGAAACTGGTCGCCCAGTAGACATCTGCTTGAACCCACTAGGTGTACCATCGCGGATGAACATCGGTCAGATCCTTGAAACCCACTTAGGCTTAGCCGCTAAAGGTGTTGGTGAAAAAATTGATGAAATGCTGAAAGTTCA encodes:
- the rplL gene encoding 50S ribosomal protein L7/L12; the encoded protein is MSITKDQIIEAVAEMSVMDVVELIEAMEEKFGVSAAAAVAVAGDAGAAAEEQSEFDVILTAAGANKVAAIKAVRGATGLGLKEAKGLVDSAPATVKEAVSKEEAEALKAALEEAGASVELK
- the rplA gene encoding 50S ribosomal protein L1, coding for MAKLSKRMRAINEKVDSTKEYPVNEAVALLKELASAKFLESVDAAVNLGVDPRKSDQNVRGATVLPHGTGRNVRVAVFTQGANAEAATEAGADVVGMDDLAAQVKAGEMDFDVVIASPDAMRVVGQLGQILGPRGLMPNPKVGTVTPNVADAVKLAKAGQIRYRNDKNGIIHTTIGKADFDADKLKENLEALVVALKKAKPAQSKGQFIKKVSLSTTMGAGLTIDVTSLDTQA
- the rpoB gene encoding DNA-directed RNA polymerase subunit beta, which codes for MVYSYTEKKRIRKDFGKRPQVVDTPYLLSIQLDSFEKFIEIDPEGEYGLEAAFRSVFPIASYSGYSELQYVSYRLGEPVFDVKECQIRGVTYSAPLRVKLRLVLFDREAPAGTVKDIKEQEVYMGEIPLMTGNGTFVINGTERVIVSQLHRSPGVFYDHDRGKTHSSGKVLYNARVIPYRGSWLDFEFDPKDNLFVRIDRRRKLPASIILRALEMTTQEILDTFFDTTTFELKDGKVMMELVPSRLRGDTVSFDVVLNGEVLIETGRRVTARHIRQLEKSGVEQIEVPVEYLADKVLAEEYVDETTGEVIAEANSELNLELIAALSQAGHTVLKTIYTNDLDQGSFISDTLRVDSSTNRLEALVEIYRMMRPGEPPTKDAAEALFENLFFNSDRYDLSTVGRMKFNSRVGREDGSVSGVLDKEDIIKVMQTLIEIRNGRGEVDDIDHLGNRRIRSVGEMAENQFRVGLVRVERAVKERLSLGDLDALMPQDLINAKPISAAVKEFFGSSQLSQFMDQNNPLSEVTHKRRVSALGPGGLTRERAGFEVRDVHPTHYGRLCPIETPEGPNIGLINSLAVYSRTNEFGFLETPYRKVIEGQITDEVDYLSAIDEGTYVIAQANAEADADGKLLETDLVPCRHKGESTYMPTDQIQYMDVSPQQIISVAASLIPFLEHDDANRALMGSNMQRQAVPTLRADKPLVGTGIERAVAVDSGVTVVSKRGGTVDYADASRIVVKVNEDEMLPGEAGIDIYTLTKYTRSNQNTCINQRPVVKAGEPVSKGDVLADGPSTDLGELALGQNMRVAFMPWNGYNFEDSIGISENVVKEDRFTTIHIQELSCIARDTKLGSEEISADIPNVGESALSKLDESGIVYVGAEVKPGDILVGKVTPKGETQLTPEEKLLRAIFGEKASDVKDTSLRVPNSVFGTVIDVQVFTRDGVEKDKRAQEIESMQLKEAKKDLTEEFKILEDGIFARAKSVLIAAGKSEADLDRQQPAEWLEAALSDEDAQTQLEQIAAQYDEIKAEFDKQFDIKRRKITQGDDLAPGVLKIVKVYLAVKRRIQPGDKMAGRHGNKGVISTIVPREDMPYDETGRPVDICLNPLGVPSRMNIGQILETHLGLAAKGVGEKIDEMLKVQREIEMDKLRDFIQKVYNVGDDALKVDVASFTDEEVMTLAKNLRGGVPMATPAFDGAKEAEIKELLRLADLPDSGQIVLRDGRTGQEFERPVTVGYMYMLKLNHLVDDKMHARSTGSYSLVTQQPLGGKAQFGGQRFGEMEVWALEAYGAAYTLQEMLTVKSDDVNGRTKMYKNIVDGNHQMEPGMPESFNVLLKEIRSLGINIELDEL
- the rplJ gene encoding 50S ribosomal protein L10, whose product is MALRLEDKKQIVASVNEAAKGALSAVVADSRGVTVDAMTSLRAKAREAGVSMQVVRNTLARRAVAGTDLECLTETFTGPTLIAFSNEHPGAAARLFTDFAKEQENFEVRAAAFEGALADVNVLAKLPTYEEAIAKLMATMKEASAGKLVRTLAALRDQKESEAA